CGATGATGCTGCAACATATCTTGAGATTACACAGAAAGACAAGGTCTATCCCTTTACAGTAAAATCTGTCTACAAGGCATACAATGAGAGTGATGTGATTGAGGTGTGGAATGAGATTTCACATCAGGAGCCGGGAGATGTGCGCCTGCAGCAGTTTGCATCATCGTTCCTGCCTGTACGGAAGAATGATGTCTGGATCTCCTACCTCAATGGTACCTGGGCGAACGAAAGCAAGCTGTTTACAGAGCCGTTGATGCCGGGGATGAAGGTGATCAAGAACAAGGATGGGGTGCGTAACTCACATACCGACCATGCGGAGGTGATGATCTCCCTTGACGGGAAACCGCACGAGCAAAATGGAAGGGCGATTGGTGCAGCCCTCTGCTGGAGCGGAAACTACCGTTTGCGCTTCGATACGGGAGACACCAACTGGCACTCCTTCTTTGCAGGGATCAACGAAGATGCCTCTGACTACCTGTTGGCACCCGGTGAGATCTTTGTCACACCCGAGGTAGCCTACACATACAGCAATGAGGGATTGGGAGGAGTGAGCCGCTCTTTCCACCGTTGGGCCCGAAACGGTAAGATACATGGAGGGAAGAAGCAACGTGACATCCTGCTCAACAGCTGGGAAGGTGTCTACTTCGACATCAATCAGGAGGGAATGGAACAGATGATGAGCGATATCGCCGACTTGGGTGGCGAGCTCTTCGTGATGGACGATGGTTGGTTTGGCGATAAGTATCAGCGGAACACCGATAACTCATCACTGGGCGACTGGGTGGTGGACCGCCGTAAACTACCCCTGGGCATTGAGGGGTTGACCGCGGCAGCAGAAAGAGAAGGGATCAAGTTTGGGATCTGGCTTGAGCCGGAGATGACCAACAGCGTGAGTGAGCTATACGAGAAGCATCCCCACTGGGTGATCGGTCAGCCCAACCGTGAGCTTCGTCACGGCAGGGGAGGTACTCAGCTGGTGCTTGACCTCTCCAATCCCGAGGTGCAGGAGTTCATCTACAAACTAATTGACGATCTGCTCACCAGACATCCTCAAATTGCCTATATCAAGTGGGATGCCAACATGAACATCAACAACTATGGCTCCCATCATCTGCCGGCAGAGCGTCAGTCGCACCTCTACATCGACTATCACCGCGGATTCGCAAAGGTGATGCAACGAATCCGCGACAAATACCCCGACATGGTGATCCAGGCATGTGCCAGCGGCGGGGGCAGGGCCAACTATGGCGTGCTGCCCTACTTCGATGAGTTTTGGGTCAGCGACAACACCGAGGCCCTCCAGCGCATCTACATGCAATGGGGGATCTCCTACTTCTTCCCGGCTGTTGCCATGGCAGCACACGTGGGCTCATCACCCAACCACCAGACAGGAAGGGTGATGCCGCTCAAGTTACGCTTCGATGTGGCCATGACAGGCCGTCTCGGCATGGAGATGCAGCCACGCAACATGACCGACGAGGAGAGAGCCTTCTCGCGCAAAGCAATCAGCAACTACAAGGAGATTCGTGAGGTGGTGCAGCAGGGTGATCTCTACCGGCTGGTTTCACCCTACGACGACAAAGGGGTTGCCTCCCTGCTTTATTCAGCTCCGGGAAAGGAGAAGGCCGTTTTCTTCATCTTCAAGACAGAGCACTTTCACGGACAGGTGCTTCCCCCTCTCAGGATGGCCGGACTGGCCCCCGGGAAGAACTACCGGATCAGGGAGCTGAACCGATCGGATAGTGAGTATCTCCCGGTTGAAGGAAAGGTGATCAGCGGTGCCTTGCTGATGAACAGCGGTCTGGAACTGCCACTGGAAAAAGAGTATGCCAGTCGCGTGCTGCTGCTCACCGAAGATGATGGAGTGAATTAAGAAAATCTCATCCATTGGTACTTCCGGTTTAGAGGGTGTGTCAATAATGCGCTTTTATTGTTTTTTAAAGTTATCAGGGCGTGGTGAGCAATCCAAAACCCTACATTTGTTGTTATAGCAATGAGAAGCAATGAAACAAACCAATAAAAAA
This genomic window from Dysgonomonadaceae bacterium zrk40 contains:
- a CDS encoding alpha-galactosidase, whose amino-acid sequence is MKIKPILLLTLLISLSVNAGDHELLVSTKNSSMLLSAKPGEELKILYYGAPIASGQISQLHEAGVTFSMPAYPVFGIESKSEAALQVQHSDGNLSLDMVVTAVTQRVDDAATYLEITQKDKVYPFTVKSVYKAYNESDVIEVWNEISHQEPGDVRLQQFASSFLPVRKNDVWISYLNGTWANESKLFTEPLMPGMKVIKNKDGVRNSHTDHAEVMISLDGKPHEQNGRAIGAALCWSGNYRLRFDTGDTNWHSFFAGINEDASDYLLAPGEIFVTPEVAYTYSNEGLGGVSRSFHRWARNGKIHGGKKQRDILLNSWEGVYFDINQEGMEQMMSDIADLGGELFVMDDGWFGDKYQRNTDNSSLGDWVVDRRKLPLGIEGLTAAAEREGIKFGIWLEPEMTNSVSELYEKHPHWVIGQPNRELRHGRGGTQLVLDLSNPEVQEFIYKLIDDLLTRHPQIAYIKWDANMNINNYGSHHLPAERQSHLYIDYHRGFAKVMQRIRDKYPDMVIQACASGGGRANYGVLPYFDEFWVSDNTEALQRIYMQWGISYFFPAVAMAAHVGSSPNHQTGRVMPLKLRFDVAMTGRLGMEMQPRNMTDEERAFSRKAISNYKEIREVVQQGDLYRLVSPYDDKGVASLLYSAPGKEKAVFFIFKTEHFHGQVLPPLRMAGLAPGKNYRIRELNRSDSEYLPVEGKVISGALLMNSGLELPLEKEYASRVLLLTEDDGVN